A segment of the Alphaproteobacteria bacterium genome:
TGGCTGAGAAGATCAAGATTCCGGGGATATATTTCTGTAATAATGTTTTACTCATTTGCATTCTCCTAAATCAATATCATTAAATTGTTTTATCGACTCTATTTGGAAGCATCTCAAAGGTGTTTAGCTTTCTGATACTTCCTCGACTAACTTTACAGCAAGAAGCGTGCCACAGTATAAATCCAGTAAAATAAATATGTTAATATTGTCAACATTCTGTAATATAAATTGAGTGTAAAATTATATTACATTATGGGGTGGTAAGAGTCATGTCGCATTATGCTGAACTTATTTGTAATACTGTTCACTTGAGCTACCGCAGTCACACCCGCTCCTCCCTTTGTCACACCCGCGACCTGTCGCTCCGAAGCCTTGGCGTAGGGGGAAGGCGGGAATGACAGGGAAGGATGATCGAGAATGACAGGGAAGGATGATAAAGAGAGAGGAATGTCAAAATTAGAAAGGAGTTCAGGATTAGCTAAGGTCGGCTCAGGTTAGTCCTTCACGTAAGTAGGGCTGAGGTTCACAATTTCAAGGCTGAACTGCAGATCAAGGGTCTTGGCTGTTTCTTTAAAATGAGCTTTGAAAAGAGACATGAGAGCTTCTGCGGTTTGATTCAGAACCTCTTCTGTTCTACCAGGCATGATTTTCAATGTTCCATGAACAAAGGCAAGGCTCTCTGTACCATCACCTAGATAAAAATGTTCAAGAGGAATCGCTCTGCTTTTGCAGCTCATGAGATTGGTCGGTAGTTTTTTAGCCAATGTTTGATGACATTTTTGAAACAAATCTGAAAAGCGATCTTGTTCTATCACATTATCGCTGAACTCTAGGATGAGATGAGGCATAGAGGTCTCCTTTTCAAGTTTTTACTATGGTCAACAGTAACCGTCATCGCTGTAAGGTCACGTAATTCGTTGATGAAAGAGTTTGAGAAATCTATCAATGTCGTCATGGTGAGGAGCGACTTGTCGCGACGCGACCATCCAGAAATCTCTCGACAAGTGTCTTGCGTTGATCCTTCAGGGCTGGATCCTCGCGGCCCGCAAAGCGGGCCTCAGGATGACGAATCAAATAGGCTTTCATCAATGAATTACTCGACCTTACAGCAATGACGGCCAGTATTTGTTAACCCTTTAATCCTTTGCAGAGCGGTCCATTCTTTTTCTTTCGTTTGGATCAAGGTATCTCTTGCGCAAACGAAGTGTTTTTGGTGTGACTTCAACAAGCTCATCATCATTAATGTAAGAGAACATCTCTTCTAATGTCAATCTTCTTGGCGGCACCAGTAAAACATGTTCATCAGAGCCAGATGCACGCATATTGGTGAGTTTTTTTCCTTTGAGGATATTGACGTCAAGGTCATTTTCACGGTTGTGTTCACCGATGATCATGCCTAAGTAGACATTATCTTGCGGATCAACGAACATAATGCCGCGATCTTGTAAGTTGAAGATCGCGTAAGCAACTGCTTGTCCTGTATCATTTGAGATCAGAACACCGTTGCGACGGCCTGGAATATCGCCTTTATAAGAAACGTATTTGTTGAAGATACGGTTGAGAACACCAGTTCCCTTTGTATCTGTGAGGAATTCGCCTTGGTAACCAATCAATCCACGAGAAGGTGCATCAAAGATCAAACGTGTTTTACCACCAGCTGATGTTTTCATTTCTCTGAGATCAGATTTACGACGATTCATTTTGTCGATCACTGTGCCTGAGAATTCTTCATCCACATCGATGACCACTTCTTCAACAGGCTCAATGAGCTGGTTGTTTTCATCACGCATCATGACAACACGAGGGCGAGAGACAGACATCTCAAAGCCTTCACGGCGCATGTTTTCAATGAGAACGCCAAGTTGTAATTCGCCCCTGCCGCTGACTTCAAAAGAATCTTTGTTTTCAGACTCATTCACTTTAATCGCAACGTTTGTTTCAGCTTCTGCTTGCAGTCTTGTACGGATAAGATTCGAGGTGACTTTTGTTCCTTCACGTCCTGCAAAAGGTGAGTCATTCACGGTAATGGTGATCGACATTGTTGGCGGATCGATTGGTGTGGTTGGAATTGCTTCTGTTACAACTGTGTCGCAAATTGTATCGGCCACAGATGTTTTTTGAAGACCAGCAACGCAGATAATATCACCAGCAACAGCTTCTGAAATTGGAACGCGTTCTGTTCCTTTAAAGCCGAAGAGTTTTGTAAGGCGAGCTGTTTCAACTATTTCACCATTGAGGCTCATGGCTTTTACAGTTGTATTTACTTTTGCTTTTCCGCTATAGACTTTACCGGTTAGCGTTCTGCCCAAATATGGATCAGAGCTGAGAAGAGTTGACAACATTGAGAATGGTTTTTCATCATCCACTTTAGGGCAGGGAACGTGTGATAAAACAAGATTAAGCAAAGGATGTAAATTTTCGCGTGGCTCATCTAAGTGAGTCACACACCAGCCGCTACGACCTGAAGCATAAAGAATTGGGAAGTCAAGCTGTTCGTTCGATGCATCTAAGCTCACAAAAAGATCAAAGACTTCATCCAGCACTTCGTCAGGTCTTGCATCACCACGGTCAATTTTGTTGATGATCACAATGGGGCGAAGGCCTTGTTTGAGTGCTTTTCCGAGAACGAATTTTGTTTGCGGAAGAGGGCCTTCTGCAGAGTCAACAAGCAGAATCACACCATCGGTCATGTTCAAAACGCGCTCAACTTCGCCACCAAAGTCCGCGTGGCCTGGTGTATCGATGATGTTAATCTTATGATCTTTCCAAGCAATTGATGTTGGTTTTGCTAAAATGGTAATGCCGCGCTCACGTTCAAGATCGTTGCTGTCCATCACGCATTCTTCAATTTTTTGATGTTCTAAAAAGGTACCGCTCTGTTTTAAAATCGAATCAATTAATGTTGTTTTGCCATGATCCACGTGGGCGATAATGGCGATATTTCTAATATTTTCCATAGTTTATTTCTCGTTCGGGTTAATAAATGTTTTCATGAAGGATGTATTTTTATAAAGCAAAAAGTAAGTAAATTCAATTAAATTCAGCACGCTCTTTTTTTTATTTTTGGACGCCTGGGTCAAATTCATGAATTTTGAATTTGAGCCATTTACGACTTCTATACCTAAATGTAAAGAAGAGCAGGTTCATCGCTCCATAGAAAGCTGTTAATTGCCAGCTGAAACTTGGAGAGACATCGTAAATTTGAATCACAAAGTAAAGAGGTAAAACCGCAAAACCCCATGATGTAAATGCGTTGCTGAGCATAATAAAGGTTGTATCACCAGCAGATGTGAAGATACCGGCAATTGCCCAAGTGAGGCCATCGATCGCGCAGAAGACCCAGACCCAGAAAAGAGCACGCGTCCCGTATTTCAGAATGACTTCAGGGTTTGATACTGTACTGTTTTCACTGAAAAAGAGCTCAATGAGTGATTCTGGGAACAAAAGAAGAGGGATCGCTAATAGGACAACAATGCCAAAATGGACGATGACCGCATTCTTTAAAAGGCGAGAGATGAGCTTATGGTCTTTTGCACCAATCAGGTTGGATGCAATAGAGGTAACCCCTTTTTGCAGGCCTTCCATCAGAAAGATAAAGAGGATGAAAATTGTTTGTCCAATTGTCAAAATGGTTGTGTAAGCAAGACCCTTTGAGACAACGATTGGGAAAAGAGCAGCCCAAGCACCGACTTCAATTGTGTGACCAATGGCTCCAGGAGATCCAATGCGTAAGCATTTTTTGAAAATGGACCAGTCGAAACGGTAGTCATGCGTATTATAATGGGTCCGGTTGTACTTGCTTAAAAACACGCAGCCAAGCAGTAAAACTTCAAAAGCACAAGCTGATACTGTTCCGATCGCAGCGCCTTTTGTGCCCATGGGTTCAAACCAGCCCTCAATACCGAAAATC
Coding sequences within it:
- a CDS encoding 5-carboxymethyl-2-hydroxymuconate Delta-isomerase, which gives rise to MPHLILEFSDNVIEQDRFSDLFQKCHQTLAKKLPTNLMSCKSRAIPLEHFYLGDGTESLAFVHGTLKIMPGRTEEVLNQTAEALMSLFKAHFKETAKTLDLQFSLEIVNLSPTYVKD
- the typA gene encoding translational GTPase TypA produces the protein MENIRNIAIIAHVDHGKTTLIDSILKQSGTFLEHQKIEECVMDSNDLERERGITILAKPTSIAWKDHKINIIDTPGHADFGGEVERVLNMTDGVILLVDSAEGPLPQTKFVLGKALKQGLRPIVIINKIDRGDARPDEVLDEVFDLFVSLDASNEQLDFPILYASGRSGWCVTHLDEPRENLHPLLNLVLSHVPCPKVDDEKPFSMLSTLLSSDPYLGRTLTGKVYSGKAKVNTTVKAMSLNGEIVETARLTKLFGFKGTERVPISEAVAGDIICVAGLQKTSVADTICDTVVTEAIPTTPIDPPTMSITITVNDSPFAGREGTKVTSNLIRTRLQAEAETNVAIKVNESENKDSFEVSGRGELQLGVLIENMRREGFEMSVSRPRVVMMRDENNQLIEPVEEVVIDVDEEFSGTVIDKMNRRKSDLREMKTSAGGKTRLIFDAPSRGLIGYQGEFLTDTKGTGVLNRIFNKYVSYKGDIPGRRNGVLISNDTGQAVAYAIFNLQDRGIMFVDPQDNVYLGMIIGEHNRENDLDVNILKGKKLTNMRASGSDEHVLLVPPRRLTLEEMFSYINDDELVEVTPKTLRLRKRYLDPNERKRMDRSAKD
- a CDS encoding MATE family efflux transporter: MTPYPNASLKQILYISFPMMLTSLSGTLMYFIDRLFLANYSEISMNAAASAGMMASLFTYGAYSIAVIAEIFVGQYNGAGEYKKTGRAVWQMIYFSLLLSVLFVPIAYFEADAFLPEILEEEGRTFFRISLGFGSLTPLIGALTAFYIGRGKAIYVTVTALIANGFNAIAAYLLIFGIEGWFEPMGTKGAAIGTVSACAFEVLLLGCVFLSKYNRTHYNTHDYRFDWSIFKKCLRIGSPGAIGHTIEVGAWAALFPIVVSKGLAYTTILTIGQTIFILFIFLMEGLQKGVTSIASNLIGAKDHKLISRLLKNAVIVHFGIVVLLAIPLLLFPESLIELFFSENSTVSNPEVILKYGTRALFWVWVFCAIDGLTWAIAGIFTSAGDTTFIMLSNAFTSWGFAVLPLYFVIQIYDVSPSFSWQLTAFYGAMNLLFFTFRYRSRKWLKFKIHEFDPGVQK